From Bacillus sp. FSL K6-3431, the proteins below share one genomic window:
- a CDS encoding phage scaffolding protein: MKREFLEGLGLEKGKIESIMTEHGKTVESHKAKNADLTSSVDDLQGQLDQRDKDLKDLKKQAEGSEDLQTKLTDLQKQYDTDKGLYETKIKETQLSSALKLALVGKVHDADYAISQIDKEKIELDKDGNVAKGLDEQIKTLQESKSFLFVPESNPAPEFKGAKPAEGNPPGTPPSSIGAGFAQQANKQAEPVQNTIWG, encoded by the coding sequence ATGAAACGTGAATTTCTAGAAGGTTTGGGACTAGAAAAAGGGAAAATTGAATCCATTATGACTGAACATGGAAAAACAGTTGAATCTCATAAAGCGAAAAACGCTGATCTAACATCCAGCGTTGATGATCTACAAGGGCAACTGGACCAACGGGACAAGGACCTGAAGGATTTAAAGAAACAGGCTGAGGGCAGCGAAGATCTTCAAACAAAGCTTACTGATCTGCAAAAACAATATGACACAGATAAGGGTTTGTATGAAACAAAAATCAAAGAAACCCAGTTATCTAGTGCTTTGAAATTAGCGCTTGTAGGGAAGGTCCACGATGCAGATTATGCAATAAGCCAAATCGATAAAGAAAAAATTGAATTAGATAAAGACGGGAACGTCGCCAAAGGACTTGATGAGCAGATTAAAACCCTGCAAGAATCGAAGTCCTTTTTGTTTGTTCCAGAAAGCAATCCGGCTCCTGAATTTAAAGGAGCGAAACCAGCTGAGGGTAATCCACCAGGAACGCCACCTTCTAGTATTGGTGCAGGATTTGCACAGCAAGCCAATAAGCAAGCAGAACCAGTACAAAATACAATTTGGGGATAA
- a CDS encoding PBSX family phage terminase large subunit: MKMKRKLSEFLPKAFHPVWRAAVAEEILNIVCKGGRGSGKSSDIAHIIVQLLMRYAVNAVGIRKVDNTIELSIFEQMKWAISEQGVSDLFKVNKSPMRITYIPRGNYMVFRGAKDPERIKSLKSANFPFAFAWVEELAEFKTEDEVTTITNSLLRGELSDGLFYKFFFSYNPPKRKQSWVNKKYETSFQPSNTFVHHSTYLDNPFISKQFVAEAEATRKRSPQRYDWEYGGKAIGSGVVPFDNLLVEAGSITDEMVKTFDNIRQGLDFGYGPDPFSFVRWHYDKKKNGIYALDEHYGQKISNRNAAKWIKGKGYDTEEMTADSAEPKSIDELKIEHGIRRIKGAKKGPDSVQYGEEWLDDLDFICIDPTRTPNIAREFENIDYQTDRDGNPLPRLEDKDNHTIDATRYAFERDMKRPSVSVLK; this comes from the coding sequence ATGAAGATGAAGCGTAAGTTATCTGAATTCCTTCCGAAAGCATTTCATCCAGTTTGGAGAGCCGCAGTAGCTGAAGAAATTTTAAACATCGTTTGCAAAGGTGGCCGTGGTTCTGGTAAGTCATCCGATATTGCACATATCATAGTTCAGTTACTCATGCGCTATGCAGTGAATGCAGTCGGGATCAGGAAGGTAGACAATACGATTGAACTCTCTATCTTTGAACAAATGAAGTGGGCCATATCAGAACAAGGCGTTTCCGATCTATTTAAAGTTAATAAGTCTCCAATGCGAATCACTTACATACCACGAGGCAATTACATGGTATTCCGTGGCGCTAAGGATCCTGAACGAATCAAGTCATTAAAGTCAGCAAACTTTCCCTTTGCTTTCGCCTGGGTAGAAGAATTAGCCGAATTCAAAACTGAAGATGAAGTGACGACCATCACCAACTCCTTGTTACGTGGAGAATTGAGCGATGGTCTTTTTTATAAGTTTTTCTTTAGTTATAACCCACCAAAGCGTAAACAATCATGGGTGAATAAGAAGTATGAGACATCATTCCAACCGTCAAATACGTTCGTGCATCACTCAACATACCTAGACAACCCATTTATCTCTAAACAGTTTGTAGCAGAGGCAGAAGCGACCAGGAAGCGAAGTCCTCAACGATATGACTGGGAGTATGGTGGGAAGGCAATCGGTTCTGGTGTTGTACCATTCGATAACTTGCTTGTCGAAGCAGGAAGCATCACAGATGAAATGGTGAAGACGTTTGATAATATCAGGCAAGGTCTAGACTTCGGGTATGGTCCAGATCCGTTTTCTTTTGTACGCTGGCATTACGATAAAAAGAAAAACGGCATCTATGCATTGGATGAACACTATGGACAAAAAATCAGTAATCGGAATGCAGCCAAGTGGATTAAGGGAAAGGGTTATGATACCGAAGAAATGACTGCGGACTCTGCGGAGCCAAAATCTATTGATGAACTGAAAATCGAACATGGTATTAGACGAATTAAAGGGGCTAAGAAGGGACCTGACAGTGTGCAATATGGGGAAGAATGGCTTGATGATTTAGATTTTATTTGCATCGACCCCACTCGAACACCAAACATCGCTAGGGAATTTGAGAACATCGATTACCAGACGGATCGTGATGGCAATCCGTTACCGAGATTAGAGGATAAGGACAATCATACGATTGATGCCACGCGTTATGCATTTGAAAGGGACATGAAACGGCCGTCTGTATCCGTGTTGAAATGA
- a CDS encoding major capsid protein translates to MPSILELFNQKDVLNYLKAREFPALLGETLFPEVKKQSLEFDMIKGGSSLPVIASVHAFDTEAEIGSREASKMAIELAFIKRKLQLKEKDIIAIESPRNAAEQEYLMKEVFNDVDVLVAGVKARVEAMRMEALANGTVTLDENGLDMTVDYQVPAENKEALSGTGLWTNPDSDPIEDLLRWADTLDAKPTRALTSSAVLTALLRHPRIIGALFGKDSMRVATRADLNAFMQQHELPVIGTYNNQYRKQNANGTYTKHRYFPNNKFVMFGDGTLGETLYGPTPEENRLVRDPAVEVNNIGNVLAMVYEESLDPVSTWTKAVATAIPSFPAADEVFQAQPIA, encoded by the coding sequence ATGCCAAGCATTTTAGAACTATTTAATCAGAAGGATGTACTTAACTATTTAAAAGCTCGTGAATTCCCAGCACTTTTAGGCGAAACACTTTTCCCGGAAGTAAAAAAGCAATCTCTAGAATTCGACATGATTAAGGGTGGTAGCTCTTTGCCTGTAATTGCTTCTGTTCATGCGTTCGATACTGAAGCAGAAATCGGTAGCCGTGAAGCAAGTAAGATGGCTATAGAGCTTGCGTTTATTAAACGTAAATTGCAACTGAAAGAAAAAGATATCATTGCGATCGAAAGTCCTCGTAATGCTGCAGAGCAGGAATATTTGATGAAAGAAGTATTTAACGATGTGGATGTCCTTGTGGCTGGTGTAAAAGCACGTGTTGAAGCAATGCGTATGGAAGCATTGGCAAACGGAACTGTTACGCTTGACGAAAACGGTCTTGATATGACTGTTGATTACCAAGTGCCAGCTGAAAATAAAGAAGCACTTTCAGGTACAGGATTATGGACGAATCCTGATTCTGATCCGATAGAAGATCTTCTACGATGGGCTGACACGCTAGATGCAAAACCGACAAGAGCACTTACATCCAGTGCGGTATTGACAGCTCTATTGCGCCATCCTCGTATCATAGGGGCATTGTTTGGCAAAGACTCCATGCGAGTTGCTACACGTGCGGATTTAAACGCATTTATGCAGCAACATGAACTACCTGTTATTGGCACTTACAATAATCAGTATCGAAAGCAAAATGCGAATGGAACGTATACTAAACACCGTTACTTCCCAAATAACAAATTCGTTATGTTTGGTGATGGTACTTTAGGTGAAACGCTATATGGCCCAACACCAGAAGAAAATCGTTTAGTACGTGATCCTGCTGTTGAGGTAAATAATATTGGGAATGTACTTGCTATGGTATACGAGGAATCACTTGATCCAGTGAGTACGTGGACGAAAGCAGTTGCTACTGCAATTCCATCTTTCCCTGCTGCTGATGAAGTGTTCCAAGCACAACCTATTGCATAA
- a CDS encoding sigma-70 family RNA polymerase sigma factor, translating to MDRISQLIKDYNWMKKEIARLQRIIYGSTSPMKSWGVAQYGDEAAMPRGSSGKSYAELRDMDIREEKQIRRLEDYQRNVYALETAIDVLEDERQKIIYDCLLDEMTYRQIALHLSMSKDFVQKQKNDIVRQIRQSRQITAILQLEKECG from the coding sequence ATGGATAGAATTTCACAGCTTATCAAGGATTATAACTGGATGAAAAAAGAAATTGCTAGGCTTCAACGAATCATTTACGGATCCACTTCTCCTATGAAATCATGGGGTGTTGCTCAATACGGTGATGAAGCAGCTATGCCAAGAGGAAGTTCTGGTAAGAGTTATGCGGAATTAAGGGATATGGATATTCGAGAAGAGAAGCAGATTCGGAGGTTGGAAGATTATCAAAGAAATGTATATGCACTAGAAACAGCGATTGATGTGCTAGAGGATGAAAGACAGAAAATCATTTATGATTGCCTTCTTGATGAAATGACGTACAGACAAATAGCGCTGCATCTATCCATGTCAAAAGATTTTGTTCAAAAGCAAAAGAATGACATCGTAAGACAGATTAGACAAAGTAGACAGATTACAGCTATTTTGCAATTAGAAAAGGAATGCGGTTAA
- a CDS encoding minor capsid protein, producing MNKYWESRSAQREMESQLIASKFLARMDESLREAQQDILRQIEAFYGRYSKENEITLAEARKYLTAKELKDLMNIDLKRFREMSLSSNPEHDRLLNAISYRTRISRLEALNLQIEMRMIEMYGGMNGLQEYTYTGLGEVYQNSYYQSMFDLAKQGAIAGTVAAVSDTTMKEFLTYNWSGKEFSKRIWDHQSGALQTIKRELEKSFVSGRSMQKTTKVIMDATDVSKSKVEALVRTESNFFHGLAAQNSYIDAGIEKYEVLATLDSRTSTICREQDGKVYDVKDYEPGVTANPFHVRCRSTTIPYFDESEYMQDEKRQSADGLIDSMSYEEWHEKYVEDDLERVATEEMILNRSTDKNQHKKYKDILGGDAPRSFAAFQELKYTKAIEWSKLQDNYYVKSRLSNGSFGSVINKEKQSPHMKSTVIEGKSYFFDDVDVQKLFDKYAGTGIVETNRTGSRINKEVIHVDEIIGIAVSRNEAFETNKFKIHHSKKRTHIVPIKTDQEV from the coding sequence ATGAATAAGTATTGGGAAAGTCGATCGGCGCAACGCGAAATGGAATCACAACTCATTGCAAGTAAGTTCTTGGCTCGAATGGATGAAAGTCTACGTGAAGCACAACAAGACATCCTACGGCAAATAGAAGCGTTCTACGGTCGTTATTCTAAAGAGAATGAAATAACACTTGCTGAAGCACGAAAATATCTCACAGCAAAAGAATTAAAAGATCTTATGAATATCGATTTAAAACGATTTAGAGAAATGTCACTATCCAGTAATCCTGAACACGACAGGCTGCTGAATGCTATAAGTTATCGTACCCGCATTTCTCGACTAGAGGCATTGAACCTGCAAATAGAAATGCGAATGATTGAAATGTACGGTGGTATGAATGGGTTGCAGGAATATACATATACAGGCCTTGGTGAGGTATATCAAAATTCATATTATCAATCGATGTTTGATCTTGCAAAGCAAGGAGCAATCGCAGGTACGGTAGCAGCGGTTTCTGATACGACAATGAAAGAATTCCTTACTTATAATTGGAGTGGAAAGGAATTTTCAAAACGTATTTGGGATCATCAATCTGGTGCGTTGCAGACGATAAAGAGAGAACTGGAAAAGAGTTTTGTATCTGGTCGATCCATGCAAAAGACGACAAAGGTAATTATGGATGCGACAGATGTAAGTAAATCAAAAGTTGAAGCGTTAGTTAGGACTGAATCAAACTTCTTCCATGGCCTGGCTGCACAAAACAGCTACATCGATGCTGGGATTGAAAAGTACGAGGTTTTAGCGACATTGGATAGTCGAACATCTACCATTTGTAGGGAACAGGACGGTAAAGTTTATGATGTGAAAGACTATGAGCCGGGGGTAACAGCGAATCCTTTTCATGTAAGATGTAGGTCCACGACCATTCCGTATTTTGATGAATCGGAATACATGCAGGATGAGAAAAGGCAATCGGCGGATGGGCTTATTGATTCTATGTCTTATGAAGAGTGGCATGAGAAGTATGTTGAAGATGATCTAGAAAGAGTAGCTACAGAGGAAATGATTCTGAACCGATCAACAGATAAGAATCAACATAAGAAATACAAGGACATACTTGGGGGAGATGCTCCTAGATCTTTTGCAGCCTTCCAAGAATTAAAGTATACTAAAGCTATAGAGTGGAGCAAACTTCAAGATAATTATTATGTAAAATCTAGATTAAGTAATGGATCGTTTGGTTCGGTAATAAACAAAGAGAAGCAATCACCGCATATGAAGTCAACGGTCATTGAAGGGAAAAGTTACTTTTTTGATGATGTAGATGTCCAAAAACTATTTGATAAATATGCAGGTACTGGAATTGTTGAAACTAATCGTACTGGAAGCCGTATTAATAAAGAGGTTATTCATGTCGATGAAATTATTGGTATTGCGGTTTCGAGAAATGAAGCATTCGAAACAAATAAATTTAAAATACATCACTCTAAAAAACGTACACATATTGTACCTATTAAAACTGATCAGGAGGTGTAA
- a CDS encoding terminase small subunit gives MKQKKLTPKQQAFSDYYIELGNATEAYLKAYPNVKKEATARANGSRLLTYANISSYIAERMEELKSERVADQQEIMETLTAVLRGEADGAALVGMGMGEQYMKKDMKPTVAERIKAAELIGKRYALWTDKQQVEGAVNVTFIDDIGDEDEA, from the coding sequence ATGAAACAAAAGAAGCTAACACCAAAACAACAAGCGTTTTCTGATTATTACATTGAGTTGGGGAATGCTACAGAAGCGTATTTAAAGGCTTATCCAAATGTGAAGAAGGAAGCAACAGCAAGAGCAAATGGAAGTAGATTGCTAACATATGCTAACATTTCTTCCTATATAGCCGAACGCATGGAAGAGTTGAAGTCGGAACGAGTCGCAGATCAACAAGAAATAATGGAAACATTAACAGCGGTTTTACGAGGTGAGGCAGATGGGGCGGCGTTAGTAGGTATGGGTATGGGAGAGCAATACATGAAAAAGGATATGAAACCGACCGTTGCTGAGCGTATCAAGGCTGCTGAATTAATTGGTAAACGCTATGCCTTGTGGACTGATAAACAACAAGTAGAAGGTGCTGTAAATGTAACGTTTATTGATGATATTGGTGATGAAGATGAAGCGTAA
- a CDS encoding phage portal protein, which produces MLIEDLYRAPWHERMVSVISDMVNNVITDDEILVKEIQDWEKSETRKNMLTGELYYRNKADILQKEQKIKWKSNQKLAHGFAKKLVDQKIGYLLSKEPTFGTENKAYSGIMTDTFDRGLLKKIKNVGKEAINKGIAYLHPYFNERGDLSFTKFPSEQIIPFWADNEHMEVLSFLRVYDVSIYMNGDKVKQKKVEYYQSKGIKFFIFEAGKLIPDVPAGLEQNHHFTINGKPYVWERIPLIHFKYNEEEQPLVDSIKSLVDNYNLQASTNADILADVPKFIYKLINYGGVDLAEFIKDLNEYMAVKLDENGDVDKLQADIQTEAVEKEIDRNRNSIYEFGRGVDTREQGLRDASGVALRFRYSDLDMDCNILESEFQSSIEHMLWFINHHLLMTGKGDFTKEKVNIIFNRDIIIAETEAIDNTSKSVGILDDKTIRENHPWYTEEVEARLEEQKKERQKEIDGYEDVFPKEVKVDE; this is translated from the coding sequence ATGCTAATAGAGGACCTGTATCGTGCACCTTGGCATGAAAGGATGGTGAGTGTCATAAGCGACATGGTAAATAACGTCATTACTGATGATGAAATACTAGTAAAAGAGATTCAAGATTGGGAGAAGAGTGAGACTCGAAAGAATATGCTTACTGGTGAACTCTATTACCGGAACAAAGCTGATATCCTTCAAAAAGAACAAAAGATTAAATGGAAATCGAATCAGAAGTTGGCACATGGCTTTGCGAAAAAGCTTGTAGACCAGAAGATTGGCTATCTACTTTCCAAAGAACCAACATTCGGTACTGAAAATAAAGCGTATAGTGGCATCATGACAGATACGTTTGATCGGGGCTTGCTGAAGAAAATTAAGAACGTGGGCAAGGAAGCGATCAACAAAGGAATTGCCTATCTCCATCCGTACTTTAACGAGCGGGGAGATCTATCCTTTACTAAGTTCCCATCTGAACAGATCATTCCGTTCTGGGCTGATAACGAACATATGGAAGTCCTGTCATTCTTACGTGTTTACGATGTAAGTATCTATATGAATGGGGATAAGGTTAAACAGAAGAAGGTTGAGTATTACCAATCAAAGGGCATTAAATTCTTCATCTTTGAAGCCGGAAAGCTAATACCTGATGTTCCTGCAGGCTTGGAACAGAACCATCATTTCACAATTAACGGGAAACCATATGTGTGGGAACGAATCCCATTAATACACTTTAAATATAACGAGGAAGAGCAACCTCTTGTGGATAGCATCAAGTCATTGGTGGACAACTACAACCTGCAGGCTTCAACGAATGCGGATATATTGGCAGACGTTCCGAAATTCATTTATAAACTTATAAACTATGGCGGGGTTGATCTTGCTGAGTTCATCAAAGATTTGAATGAATATATGGCCGTTAAGTTGGATGAAAATGGAGATGTAGACAAACTGCAGGCTGATATCCAGACAGAAGCCGTTGAAAAAGAGATTGATCGTAACCGTAATTCTATCTATGAGTTTGGACGCGGCGTTGATACAAGAGAGCAAGGCCTACGAGATGCTTCAGGAGTAGCCTTACGCTTTCGTTACAGCGATTTAGATATGGATTGTAACATTCTTGAATCGGAGTTCCAATCATCCATTGAGCACATGCTGTGGTTCATTAATCACCATTTACTTATGACAGGTAAAGGAGATTTTACGAAAGAGAAAGTCAATATCATTTTCAATCGTGACATTATCATTGCTGAAACAGAGGCAATTGACAATACTTCAAAATCAGTCGGTATTCTTGATGATAAGACCATTCGGGAAAATCATCCTTGGTATACAGAAGAAGTTGAAGCACGGCTGGAGGAGCAAAAGAAGGAACGCCAGAAGGAAATTGACGGGTATGAGGATGTGTTTCCGAAAGAAGTGAAGGTCGATGAATAA